From Bufo gargarizans isolate SCDJY-AF-19 chromosome 10, ASM1485885v1, whole genome shotgun sequence, the proteins below share one genomic window:
- the CHST8 gene encoding carbohydrate sulfotransferase 8 isoform X1, with protein MRLTCMFSFILLFGVAGLVVFIHLQDPVEMVNQQGLAAGIKFEFALHQPKKDCTSNNQYGTSIEAAAKQLLNINQDVPSYPSYLYPASFRRQKKMIFLRRDNKMYAEKKLLKKRKHFLLKETPILMPLNGSAVDLMPLDYEDSSGKWRKLYEVQRQRKKLMHNICLKYKSGSRRIITPYHVSRIFVEDKHKLLYCEVPKAGCSNWKRVLMVLNGLASSTKDIQHNTVHYGNYLKRLDSFDRKGIFNRLNTYKKMIFVREPFERLVSAFRDKFEHANNYYHPVFGKAIISKYRRNATKEALRTGSGVQFKEFIQYLLDVHRPVGMDIHWDHISKLCSPCLIDYDFIGKFESMEEDANFLLHLIGAPQNLTFPRFKDRHSNEERTTSKITQQYFAQLSPLERQRTYDFYYMDYQMFNYSKPFEDLY; from the exons GCATCAAGTTTGAGTTTGCATTACACCAACCCAAAAAG GACTGTACATCCAACAATCAATATGGGACTTCAATAGAAGCCGCTGCCAAACAGCTCCTGAACATAAACCAAGACGTGCCGTCGTATCCTTCTTATCTGTACCCGGCTAGTTTTCGCAGGCAGAAAAAGATGATCTTTCTGAGGCGAGACAATAAGATGTATGCGGAGAAGAAGCTTTTGAAGAAGAGGAAGCATTTCCTATTGAAAGAGACTCCCATTCTAATGCCCTTGAACGGTTCCGCCGTGGACCTCATGCCGTTGGATTACGAGGACAGCAGCGGCAAGTGGAGAAAGCTGTATGAGGTTCAAAGGCAACGTAAGAAGCTTATGCACAACATCTGCTTGAAGTACAAGAGCGGTAGCAGGCGGATTATCACCCCTTATCACGTCTCTCGAATCTTCGTGGAAGACAAGCACAAGTTACTCTACTGTGAGGTTCCCAAGGCCGGTTGCTCCAACTGGAAACGGGTATTAATGGTTCTCAACGGCTTGGCTTCCTCCACCAAGGATATCCAGCATAACACCGTTCACTACGGCAACTACTTGAAGAGGTTGGACAGCTTCGACCGGAAGGGAATCTTCAACCGTCTTAACACCTACAAGAAGATGATCTTCGTCCGAGAACCGTTCGAGAGATTGGTCTCCGCTTTCCGGGACAAGTTTGAGCACGCAAATAACTACTATCATCCGGTGTTTGGGAAAGCTATCATTTCTAAATACAGACGAAATGCCACAAAGGAAGCATTGAGGACAGGCTCTGGGGTACAATTTAAAGAGTTCATCCAGTACCTGTTGGATGTTCATAGACCGGTAGGCATGGACATTCATTGGGACCATATTAGCAAACTTTGCAGTCCATGTTTGATAGACTATGACTTCATTGGGAAGTTTGAGAGCATGGAGGAAGATGCTAATTTTCTTCTGCACCTCATAGGGGCTCCCCAAAACTTGACTTTTCCCAGATTTAAAGACAGACATTCCAATGAGGAAAGGACCACTAGTAAAATCACACAGCAATATTTTGCACAGTTGTCCCCGTTGGAAAGGCAGCGTACCTATGATTTTTATTACATGGATTATCAAATGTTCAATTACTCTAAACCATTTGAAGATTTGTATTGA
- the CHST8 gene encoding carbohydrate sulfotransferase 8 isoform X2 → MHRGNDDLSMLHELRNFPGIKFEFALHQPKKDCTSNNQYGTSIEAAAKQLLNINQDVPSYPSYLYPASFRRQKKMIFLRRDNKMYAEKKLLKKRKHFLLKETPILMPLNGSAVDLMPLDYEDSSGKWRKLYEVQRQRKKLMHNICLKYKSGSRRIITPYHVSRIFVEDKHKLLYCEVPKAGCSNWKRVLMVLNGLASSTKDIQHNTVHYGNYLKRLDSFDRKGIFNRLNTYKKMIFVREPFERLVSAFRDKFEHANNYYHPVFGKAIISKYRRNATKEALRTGSGVQFKEFIQYLLDVHRPVGMDIHWDHISKLCSPCLIDYDFIGKFESMEEDANFLLHLIGAPQNLTFPRFKDRHSNEERTTSKITQQYFAQLSPLERQRTYDFYYMDYQMFNYSKPFEDLY, encoded by the exons ATGCACCGAGGAAATGATGATCTTAGCATGTTACACGAGTTGAGAAATTTCCCAG GCATCAAGTTTGAGTTTGCATTACACCAACCCAAAAAG GACTGTACATCCAACAATCAATATGGGACTTCAATAGAAGCCGCTGCCAAACAGCTCCTGAACATAAACCAAGACGTGCCGTCGTATCCTTCTTATCTGTACCCGGCTAGTTTTCGCAGGCAGAAAAAGATGATCTTTCTGAGGCGAGACAATAAGATGTATGCGGAGAAGAAGCTTTTGAAGAAGAGGAAGCATTTCCTATTGAAAGAGACTCCCATTCTAATGCCCTTGAACGGTTCCGCCGTGGACCTCATGCCGTTGGATTACGAGGACAGCAGCGGCAAGTGGAGAAAGCTGTATGAGGTTCAAAGGCAACGTAAGAAGCTTATGCACAACATCTGCTTGAAGTACAAGAGCGGTAGCAGGCGGATTATCACCCCTTATCACGTCTCTCGAATCTTCGTGGAAGACAAGCACAAGTTACTCTACTGTGAGGTTCCCAAGGCCGGTTGCTCCAACTGGAAACGGGTATTAATGGTTCTCAACGGCTTGGCTTCCTCCACCAAGGATATCCAGCATAACACCGTTCACTACGGCAACTACTTGAAGAGGTTGGACAGCTTCGACCGGAAGGGAATCTTCAACCGTCTTAACACCTACAAGAAGATGATCTTCGTCCGAGAACCGTTCGAGAGATTGGTCTCCGCTTTCCGGGACAAGTTTGAGCACGCAAATAACTACTATCATCCGGTGTTTGGGAAAGCTATCATTTCTAAATACAGACGAAATGCCACAAAGGAAGCATTGAGGACAGGCTCTGGGGTACAATTTAAAGAGTTCATCCAGTACCTGTTGGATGTTCATAGACCGGTAGGCATGGACATTCATTGGGACCATATTAGCAAACTTTGCAGTCCATGTTTGATAGACTATGACTTCATTGGGAAGTTTGAGAGCATGGAGGAAGATGCTAATTTTCTTCTGCACCTCATAGGGGCTCCCCAAAACTTGACTTTTCCCAGATTTAAAGACAGACATTCCAATGAGGAAAGGACCACTAGTAAAATCACACAGCAATATTTTGCACAGTTGTCCCCGTTGGAAAGGCAGCGTACCTATGATTTTTATTACATGGATTATCAAATGTTCAATTACTCTAAACCATTTGAAGATTTGTATTGA